Proteins encoded within one genomic window of Sphaerotilus montanus:
- a CDS encoding YeeE/YedE family protein, whose amino-acid sequence MTLDWIHFTPGAALAGGALIGLASALYLLGNGRIAGIAGLVGEPLAALLRGQSLAPQASRLLFLLGLLLSPWLWQLAADLPARQAGASTGGLVVAGLLVGFGSRLGNGCTSGHGVCGLSRLSGRSLVNVLVFMGAGFATVAVTRHLLG is encoded by the coding sequence ATGACCCTCGACTGGATTCACTTCACTCCCGGTGCCGCACTGGCCGGTGGCGCCCTGATCGGCCTGGCCTCCGCCCTCTATCTGCTCGGCAATGGCCGCATCGCGGGCATTGCAGGCCTGGTCGGAGAGCCCCTGGCAGCGCTGCTGCGTGGCCAGTCCCTGGCACCACAGGCCAGCCGGCTGCTGTTCCTGCTGGGTCTGCTGCTGTCGCCGTGGCTGTGGCAGCTGGCGGCGGACTTGCCCGCCCGACAGGCCGGGGCCTCCACGGGTGGTCTGGTCGTCGCCGGTCTGCTGGTGGGCTTCGGCTCGCGGCTGGGCAACGGCTGCACCAGCGGCCACGGCGTGTGCGGGCTGAGCCGGCTGTCGGGGCGCTCGCTGGTCAACGTGCTGGTGTTCATGGGGGCGGGCTTCGCCACCGTGGCCGTCACGCGCCACCTGCTGGGATGA
- a CDS encoding aminotransferase class V-fold PLP-dependent enzyme, with translation MPGLLPHVDPDGLLEYSVVYTDRALNHMSQRFQGVMRGISGVLKEAYSARSAIVVPGSGSFGMEAVARQFATQQRVLVIRNGWFSFRWSQIFDMGGIPSETRVLKARQTASGSQAPFAPAPIEEVVATIAEYRPGVVFAPHVETASGMILPDGYLKAVADAVHAVGGVFVLDCIASGAMWVDMAATGVDVLISAPQKGWSGSPCCAFVMLSELARARIDATTSTSFACDLKKWLQIMETYEGGGHIYHTTMPTDALTKCLEAMEETRAGGFAYLKAQQVELGRRVRELMVRRGFPSVAAEGFQAPGVVVSYTTDPEIQSAKKFIAQGLQTASGVPLQCDEPADFRSFRIGLFGLEKLHHIDRSVAALEAALDRIQSPSAQPAQAVSA, from the coding sequence ATGCCTGGCCTGTTGCCCCACGTCGATCCCGACGGCCTGCTCGAATACTCGGTCGTCTACACCGACCGTGCCCTCAACCACATGTCCCAGCGCTTCCAGGGTGTCATGCGCGGCATCTCCGGCGTGCTCAAGGAAGCCTACAGCGCCCGCTCGGCCATCGTCGTTCCCGGCAGTGGCTCCTTCGGCATGGAGGCCGTCGCCCGCCAGTTCGCCACGCAGCAGCGTGTGCTGGTGATCCGCAACGGCTGGTTCAGCTTCCGCTGGTCGCAGATCTTCGACATGGGCGGCATCCCGTCCGAGACCCGTGTGCTGAAGGCGCGCCAGACCGCCAGCGGCTCGCAAGCGCCGTTCGCCCCAGCCCCGATCGAGGAAGTCGTCGCCACGATCGCCGAATACCGCCCTGGCGTCGTCTTCGCGCCGCACGTCGAAACCGCCAGCGGCATGATCCTGCCCGACGGCTACCTGAAGGCGGTGGCGGACGCGGTTCACGCGGTCGGCGGGGTGTTCGTGCTCGACTGCATCGCCTCGGGCGCGATGTGGGTGGACATGGCGGCGACTGGCGTGGACGTGCTGATCAGCGCGCCGCAGAAGGGCTGGAGCGGCTCGCCGTGCTGCGCCTTCGTGATGCTGAGCGAGCTGGCGCGGGCGCGCATCGACGCCACCACCAGCACCAGCTTCGCCTGCGACCTCAAGAAGTGGCTCCAGATCATGGAGACCTACGAGGGCGGCGGCCACATCTACCACACCACCATGCCGACCGACGCGCTGACCAAGTGCCTGGAGGCGATGGAAGAGACCCGCGCCGGCGGCTTCGCGTATCTCAAGGCGCAGCAGGTCGAACTCGGCCGCCGCGTGCGCGAGCTGATGGTGCGCCGCGGCTTCCCGAGCGTGGCGGCGGAAGGCTTCCAGGCGCCGGGCGTGGTGGTGAGCTACACGACCGATCCGGAGATCCAGTCGGCGAAGAAGTTCATCGCGCAGGGGCTGCAGACCGCTTCCGGCGTGCCGCTGCAGTGCGACGAGCCGGCCGATTTCCGCAGCTTCCGCATCGGCCTGTTCGGGCTGGAAAAGCTGCACCACATCGACCGCAGCGTCGCGGCGCTGGAAGCGGCGCTGGACCGCATCCAGTCGCCGTCCGCGCAGCCGGCGCAGGCCGTCAGCGCCTGA
- a CDS encoding DUF6691 family protein — protein MNNASMRALTALVAGLVFGLGLIAAGMTQPLKVQAFLDLGGAWDPSLALVMGAAVGVGLVAFAWARKRGKTLDGETIDWPRATQIDGPLVLGGLLFGVGWGIAGFCPGPAIVALGSGWGDAGIFVAAMLVGMAAHDRFKR, from the coding sequence ATGAACAATGCTTCGATGCGCGCCCTGACCGCACTGGTGGCGGGACTGGTCTTCGGGCTGGGCCTGATCGCGGCCGGCATGACGCAGCCGCTGAAGGTGCAGGCCTTCCTCGACCTGGGGGGCGCCTGGGATCCGAGCCTGGCACTGGTGATGGGGGCGGCCGTGGGTGTCGGGCTGGTGGCCTTCGCGTGGGCCCGCAAGCGCGGCAAGACCCTGGACGGCGAGACCATCGACTGGCCCCGCGCCACGCAGATCGACGGCCCGCTGGTGCTCGGCGGCCTGCTGTTCGGCGTCGGCTGGGGCATCGCCGGTTTCTGCCCGGGACCGGCGATCGTCGCCCTGGGCAGCGGCTGGGGCGACGCAGGCATCTTCGTGGCAGCCATGCTGGTCGGCATGGCCGCACACGACCGATTCAAGCGCTGA
- a CDS encoding sodium:calcium antiporter — MLLDLASLLAAVVLAAAGGEAFLRGVLGLAAWWRLPTMLVATTLAAFATSSPELTVTTLAALDGQPAIGLGDALGSNVANMALIMGLALVFGDVPAQWPPLRRDALLALLVPLLTGLLLLDGELSRLDGLLLLGLFAGWLALVARQAVRYRQSLPAPEALEPAVRPVRFWSWLLGGLIGLLVAGRLFVSGASGLAAALGMQGYVIGVTLVALGTSLPELVTTLLSRWRGEDDMGLGTLLGSNLFNGMVIVGTAAVIHPIRIPFATVSGVLWIGVLALLLMLPVRGRIPRVRGLLLLSVYAVHIARSLSA, encoded by the coding sequence ATGCTGCTTGATCTGGCCTCCTTGCTGGCGGCGGTCGTGCTGGCGGCTGCAGGCGGTGAGGCGTTCCTGCGGGGCGTGCTGGGCCTGGCTGCATGGTGGCGCCTGCCGACGATGCTGGTGGCGACCACGTTGGCCGCCTTTGCAACATCCAGTCCGGAACTGACGGTGACAACGCTGGCTGCGCTGGATGGGCAGCCAGCCATCGGTCTCGGGGATGCCTTGGGCAGCAACGTTGCCAACATGGCCTTGATCATGGGGCTGGCCCTGGTGTTCGGCGATGTGCCGGCGCAGTGGCCACCACTGCGTCGGGATGCCCTGCTGGCGCTGCTGGTGCCGCTGTTGACGGGGTTGCTGCTTCTGGATGGTGAACTGTCGCGCTTGGACGGGCTGCTCCTGCTTGGCCTTTTCGCGGGCTGGCTGGCATTGGTGGCCCGGCAGGCGGTCCGGTACCGCCAGAGCCTGCCGGCGCCCGAGGCACTGGAGCCCGCGGTGCGGCCGGTCCGGTTCTGGTCCTGGCTGCTGGGTGGGCTGATCGGCTTGCTTGTCGCCGGGCGCCTGTTCGTGTCCGGTGCCAGTGGACTGGCCGCGGCGCTCGGGATGCAGGGCTATGTGATCGGCGTCACCCTGGTGGCGCTGGGAACATCCTTGCCGGAACTGGTGACGACGCTGCTGTCTCGCTGGCGTGGCGAGGACGACATGGGCCTCGGCACCCTGCTGGGCAGCAATCTGTTCAACGGGATGGTCATTGTCGGTACCGCGGCGGTGATCCACCCGATCCGGATTCCATTCGCCACCGTGTCCGGCGTACTGTGGATCGGCGTGCTGGCCTTGCTGCTGATGCTGCCGGTTCGGGGGCGCATTCCGCGGGTGCGTGGCCTCTTGCTGCTGTCCGTCTATGCGGTGCACATCGCGAGGAGCCTCTCCGCCTGA
- a CDS encoding GGDEF domain-containing protein codes for MIASISVLHVGADAPQASDSRFGRCVWRLCPTLDMAQAALAESTPEAILISCVDEAEARTLPYWAAWTQAVLAAAVVVRTPKPSRELMLSLLRAGVQDVLPSEQSDDESIGRSLCLAIERKRQEQELRRAWSIDLATGLPNRVQLMELLHQLCALREREPAPMALLVIRVEGLATTEARLGVAAAQALRRKLAVRLRSGLRASDVVSALAPDAFAVVLTRLEAPEDGDRVALKLSQMLREPFMVSAQTAVVTVSTGLAVYPSDGRQPEEMLKMALSAAAARRGLGRQGFADRKERGAAPVANDD; via the coding sequence ATGATTGCGTCCATTTCCGTTCTCCACGTTGGTGCCGACGCACCGCAGGCGTCCGATTCCCGTTTCGGGCGCTGCGTCTGGCGCCTGTGTCCGACGCTGGACATGGCGCAGGCGGCGCTGGCCGAGTCCACACCCGAGGCGATCCTGATCTCGTGCGTGGACGAAGCCGAGGCCAGGACCTTGCCCTACTGGGCGGCCTGGACGCAGGCGGTGCTGGCGGCGGCGGTGGTGGTGCGCACGCCCAAGCCCTCGCGCGAACTGATGCTGAGTCTGCTGCGTGCCGGCGTGCAGGACGTGCTGCCGTCCGAGCAGTCCGACGACGAGTCGATCGGGCGCAGCCTGTGTCTGGCGATCGAGCGCAAGCGGCAGGAGCAGGAGCTGCGCCGGGCGTGGTCGATCGATCTGGCCACCGGACTGCCCAACCGCGTCCAGCTGATGGAGCTGCTCCACCAGCTCTGCGCGCTGCGCGAGCGCGAGCCGGCGCCGATGGCCTTGCTGGTGATCCGCGTCGAGGGGCTGGCGACGACCGAAGCCCGTCTCGGTGTGGCCGCGGCGCAGGCGCTGCGGCGCAAGCTCGCGGTGCGGCTGCGCAGCGGACTGCGGGCCAGTGACGTCGTCTCCGCGCTGGCGCCGGATGCGTTCGCGGTGGTGCTGACCCGGCTGGAGGCCCCGGAAGACGGCGACCGGGTGGCGCTGAAGCTGTCCCAGATGCTGCGCGAGCCGTTCATGGTGAGTGCGCAGACGGCCGTGGTCACGGTCTCGACGGGCCTGGCGGTCTACCCGTCCGATGGCCGTCAGCCCGAAGAGATGCTCAAGATGGCCCTGTCGGCGGCCGCCGCCCGGCGCGGTCTGGGCCGCCAAGGCTTTGCGGACCGCAAGGAAAGAGGCGCTGCCCCGGTCGCCAACGACGACTGA